The following are from one region of the Treponema denticola genome:
- a CDS encoding proline--tRNA ligase produces the protein MKMTQMYMPTLREIPNEAVVESHKLLLRAGMIRNLANGLFAYLPLGLKAFRKVEKIIREEMDAIGCLEFKPPVIVPGEIWQESGRWDSMGPELLRIKNRLNQELVVSPTDEEAFTALLKNELSSYKHYPVLAYQINTKYRDEIRPRYGLMRTREFTMKDAYSFHTNDKSLDEAYLSFEKAYIKIFKRCGLTVIGVKADSGAMGGSGSQEFMVESSVGDDTLLICPSCGYAANEEKAACAPDKQPENGNTSQDSTPVMEEIDTPDVRTIEALASFLKRPSDCLIKALIYRIENSEVLAAKTADNKHKNGIDGGQLVAVCIRGDLEVNEAKLKSALKASEAVLTSDREVEEVTGTVIGFIGPAGLKNIPIIADESVMLMHDTVTGALKRDKHLIHVEPLRDFTPDYIFDLRTVRAGDKCAVCGTALYTKKGNELGHIFKLGYKYTKAMNMTYLDENGKQQHPSMGCYGIGLDRLTASIVEEHHDEDGIIWPMTIAPFQVAIVPIKYEGEMQKEADRLYEECKKRGIEALLDDRKERTGVKFKDMDLIGIPIRLVVGEKNLPNIEFKLRKAGESSLIDKDKVVDLVEKTVKEELAKLN, from the coding sequence GGCTAACGGGCTTTTTGCCTATTTGCCCCTCGGCTTAAAAGCCTTTAGAAAGGTAGAAAAAATTATCAGGGAAGAAATGGATGCAATAGGCTGTCTCGAATTTAAGCCTCCCGTAATTGTTCCGGGTGAAATTTGGCAAGAATCGGGAAGATGGGACTCGATGGGGCCTGAACTTTTGCGTATTAAAAACCGCCTAAATCAAGAATTGGTAGTAAGCCCTACGGACGAAGAAGCCTTTACTGCTCTTTTAAAGAATGAGTTGTCTTCCTATAAGCACTATCCTGTTTTGGCTTATCAAATAAATACAAAATACCGCGATGAAATCCGCCCCCGATACGGACTTATGAGAACCCGCGAATTTACTATGAAAGATGCCTATTCTTTCCATACAAACGATAAAAGTTTAGACGAAGCCTATCTCAGCTTTGAAAAAGCTTATATAAAGATTTTTAAGCGCTGCGGTCTTACGGTAATAGGAGTAAAGGCCGACTCAGGTGCTATGGGAGGAAGCGGTTCTCAGGAGTTCATGGTAGAATCTTCCGTTGGTGACGACACCCTCCTCATCTGCCCTTCTTGCGGCTATGCAGCAAATGAAGAAAAGGCAGCCTGTGCGCCCGATAAACAGCCGGAAAACGGAAATACCTCCCAAGATTCAACCCCGGTTATGGAAGAAATCGATACGCCTGATGTGAGGACAATAGAGGCCTTAGCTTCTTTTTTAAAAAGGCCCAGTGATTGCCTTATTAAGGCCTTAATTTACCGTATAGAGAATTCCGAAGTCCTTGCTGCAAAGACAGCGGACAATAAGCATAAAAACGGTATTGATGGGGGACAGCTGGTTGCGGTTTGTATAAGGGGTGACTTGGAAGTAAACGAAGCAAAGTTAAAATCTGCTCTTAAAGCATCTGAAGCCGTTCTTACAAGTGATAGAGAGGTAGAAGAAGTTACGGGAACTGTTATAGGTTTTATCGGCCCAGCAGGTTTAAAAAATATTCCGATCATAGCCGATGAAAGCGTTATGCTGATGCACGATACGGTAACCGGAGCCTTAAAAAGGGATAAGCATTTAATTCATGTAGAACCTTTACGGGATTTTACCCCCGATTATATCTTTGACCTCCGCACGGTAAGGGCCGGAGATAAGTGTGCGGTTTGCGGTACCGCCCTTTACACCAAAAAGGGAAACGAACTCGGACACATCTTTAAGCTGGGATATAAATACACAAAGGCTATGAATATGACCTATCTCGATGAAAACGGAAAACAACAGCACCCTTCCATGGGCTGCTACGGCATAGGTCTTGATCGGCTTACAGCTTCAATTGTCGAAGAACACCATGATGAAGACGGAATAATCTGGCCCATGACTATCGCCCCCTTCCAAGTTGCTATAGTTCCCATAAAATACGAGGGAGAAATGCAAAAGGAAGCCGACCGTCTCTACGAAGAATGCAAAAAAAGAGGAATTGAAGCCCTCTTAGATGACCGAAAAGAAAGGACAGGCGTTAAGTTTAAGGATATGGACCTTATAGGCATTCCGATAAGGCTTGTAGTCGGCGAAAAAAATCTTCCCAATATCGAATTTAAGCTTAGAAAGGCGGGAGAAAGCAGCTTAATCGATAAAGACAAGGTTGTAGACTTAGTTGAAAAAACCGTAAAAGAAGAACTTGCAAAATTAAACTAG